Part of the Paenibacillus terrae HPL-003 genome is shown below.
CGCACGAGCGATGACTTCATTCATCTGCGGGATGTAAGATGCCATTTTGGGCTTTTGCGCAATAATCGTAGAATCAATATTCCCTAAGTGATATCCCCGCTCTTTGGCCATACTCCATACATGCTCCAGCAGCTTGAGACTGTCGGCATCCTTGAATTCCGGATCGTTATCTGGAAAGTGCTTCCCGATATCCCCCAGACCAAGCGCGCCCAGAATGGCATCGCTAATCGCATGCAACAACACGTCAGCATCGGAATGTCCCAGCAATCCCTTTTCATAAGGAATATTCACGCCCCCGATAATGCACGGCCTTCCTTCCACCAGCTGGTGAACGTCAAACCCTTGTCCCACTCTGATCATCTGATATCCTCTCCCTCTGTCTTTACCCATAACTCCGCCATATCCAAGTCCTCAGGCGTGGTAATTTTGATATTTTTGTAGCTGCCCTGAACGACAGTGACTGGAATCCCTAATCGCTCCACCAGCATCGAATCGTCTGTCCCCAAAAATCCTGCCTGTTCCGCTTCCTCGTAAGCCCTCAGCAGATCGGAAAGACGAAAAGTCTGTGGCGTTTGAATGCTCCACAGACTTCGGCGATCCGGCGTTGCCGTAATGATACCATCCCCGTTCACTTGCTTGACTGTATCCTTTACAGGTACTGCCGCTACAGAAGCACCGGTACGTTGGGCTGTCTCCAGACATGAGCGTACAAGCTCAGGCTGAATGAGCGGGCGCACACCATCATGAACCATCACCCAATCTGCTTGCAGGTGGCTCAGACCGCGATATACCGAATGCTGACGTTCACTGCCTCCTGCCACCACCTGTACATCCTTGCCGATTCGGTATTGGCGAATCCACTCTTGGCAGCGCTCAACATCTTCTGCCCCCGTCACCATCACCATTTCATCCACTTCGGGCATGGCTGCAAATATCTCAAGTGTATGTATGAAGATGGGCTTGTCCCGCAAAAGCAAAAATTGCTTGCTTTCAGGCGTTCCCATACGGGAGCCGCGCCCAGCCGCCACAATGACGACTCCTACCCGATTGTTCATTGAAATGACTCCTGCCTTGATCGCACTTGGACGATCCGTATGATTACACATCTACTTCATCATACCGCGT
Proteins encoded:
- the ispD gene encoding 2-C-methyl-D-erythritol 4-phosphate cytidylyltransferase; protein product: MNNRVGVVIVAAGRGSRMGTPESKQFLLLRDKPIFIHTLEIFAAMPEVDEMVMVTGAEDVERCQEWIRQYRIGKDVQVVAGGSERQHSVYRGLSHLQADWVMVHDGVRPLIQPELVRSCLETAQRTGASVAAVPVKDTVKQVNGDGIITATPDRRSLWSIQTPQTFRLSDLLRAYEEAEQAGFLGTDDSMLVERLGIPVTVVQGSYKNIKITTPEDLDMAELWVKTEGEDIR
- the ispF gene encoding 2-C-methyl-D-erythritol 2,4-cyclodiphosphate synthase translates to MIRVGQGFDVHQLVEGRPCIIGGVNIPYEKGLLGHSDADVLLHAISDAILGALGLGDIGKHFPDNDPEFKDADSLKLLEHVWSMAKERGYHLGNIDSTIIAQKPKMASYIPQMNEVIARALEAKDPSQVNVKATTTEQLGFAGREEGIAAQSVVCLVKDILSS